CTGGCCTGCATGATCTTCGCCGCCGTCTCCGGCTCGTCGCCCGCCACCGTCGCCGCCATCGGCTCGATCGTCATCGCCGGCATGGTCAAGGCGGGCTATCCCGAGGAACTGGCCGCCGGCGTCATCACCAACGCCGGCACCCTGGGCATCCTCATCCCGCCCTCCATCGTCATGCTGGTCTACGCGGCGGCGACCGAAGAATCGGCCGCCCGGCTGTTCATGGCCGGATTTCTGCCCGGCCTGCTGATGGGCACCATGCTGATGATCGTCATCTACGTGGTGGCCCGCATCAAGAAACTGCCCCCCCAGCCCTGGCAGGGCTTCGGCAACCTGGCCAAGTCGTTCGCCAGCGCCTTCTGGGGGCTGATGCTGATCTTCATCGTGCTCGGCTCGATCTACGGCGGCATCTGCAGCCCGACCGAAGCGGCGGCTATCTCGGCGGTCTACGCCTATTTCGTCGCCATCTTCGTCTATCGCGACATGGGTCCGCTCAAGGGCGTTCCCTGGCGGCAGAACCCGGACGACTCCATCGGCCGGATCATCTTCCACAACGTCAGCCAGCTCCTCCTGGCCCTGCCGCGCTCCATCGTGCATCCGGATACCCGCAAGGTGTTCAGGGACGCCTCCAAGGTCTCCATCATGCTGCTGTTCATCATCGGCAACGCCATGCTGTTCGCCCACGTGCTGACCAGCGAACGGATTCCGCACCACATCGCCGAGATCATCGTCGGCTGGGGCCTGCCGTCCTGGGGCTTCCTCATCGTCGTCAACCTGCTGCTGCTGGCTGCCGGCAACTTCATGGAGCCATCGGCCATCCTGCTGATCATGGCGCCGATCCTCTTTCCCATCGCCGTCAAGCTCGGCATCGACCCCATCCATCTCGGGGTCATCATGGTGGTCAACATGGAAATCGGCATGATTACGCCGCCGGTCGGCCTGAACCTGTTCGTGACCGCCGGCATCACCGGCCACAACATCACCTGGGTCCTCAGGGCCGCCCTGCCCTGGCTGCTGATCCTGTTGACCTTCCTGGCGCTGATTACCTACATTCCGCAGATTTCACTCTTTCTGCCGGAATATATTGACCATCTCAAAGGCTACTAGCCGAACGTTGAAAAACGGCATCTCCGGACGAAAAAGGCGGGTCTTCCCCGCCTTTTTCGTCCGTGCCCTGCCAGCACGAGCGATTGTGATAAAATTGTAATTCGAACGACAACCCACAGACAGTGCCGCGAAGGAGGTTTGCCATGCTTCCAGCTTACAGAACCATCCTGGTCACCACCGATCTGACGCCCAATTCGGAACATGCCTTCAAGCACGCCGTGGTTCTGGCCCGACAGACGGACGCAAAGATCCACCTGCTGCACGTCGTTCCGGAAATCGACGCCACCTTCCGTACTTACGTCTCGGCGGTGATGGGTGAAGGGAAACTGGCCAAATTCGAAAAGACCCACGAAGAGGAGGCCCGGGAGGAGGTCCGCCAGGAACTCGACCACCTAGCCCGGACCGAACTGAAGAATCACCCAGAAGACCTCGACCGTTTCGCCGGCACCATCGTGCTTCACGGTCACCCGGTGCCGCAGATTCTGAAAACCGCCGACGTGATCGTGATGGGAACGCACGGCAAAGGTGCCCTCGAATACACCTTTCTCGGCAGCACCGCCGAAAAGGTGCTGCGTAAATCGAAGCGGCCGGTCTTCGTCGTTCCACTGCCCGCCTGAACGCCGACAACGATTATGAAGTACCTGCGTCTTCTTGCCCTCTTGCTCGGCCTGGTGCTGTTTCCCGGAGTTGTCCCTGCGACACCGGCCCGGCTCTCCTTCGTCGGCGGGCCCGATGGCGGCACCTTCCAGTATTTTTCCAACGGCATCGCCACCCGGCTCAACCGGCAGCGCCCGGCGACCTTCCAGGTTGTTCACCTGCCCTCCGCCGGATCAGTGGAAAACATACGCCGGGTCAACAGCGGCGATGCCGATTTCGGCATCGCCTACTCGGGAGACACCTGGCTGGCCCGGCAGGGTAAACTGAGCGACGATCCGAAACCCTACCGCAACATCCGGGCCGTGGCCTTTCTCTACGGCGCGCCGGCGCATCTCGTCGTTCCGGCCGACAGTACCATCCGCAGCGTCGAGGACCTTGCCGGCCACAGCATCGCCGTCGGTGCCACCGGTTCCGGCGCCGCCACCGCCGCCCGGCGCTACTTTTCGGTCCTGGGACTCTGGTCGAAGCTGCGGGTGAAGATGATCGGCTACAACCGGGCGGCCCAAGCCTTGGCCGCAGGCCAGGTCGACGCCATGTGGGCCTTCGCCGGTTTTCCCAACGCCAGCATCACCCAGCTGGCGGCCAAGATGCCGATCCGGCTGCTCGACACCTGGCCGGCAGGCCGGAAACAGGGGCTGGACAGGGTCTTCCCCTTCTACACGCCAGTCACCATTCCGGCCGGCACCTACGCCGGGGTCGATACCGAAATTAAAACCTTTCAGGATGCGGCCATCTGGATCGCCGGCAAGCACCTCGACGCCGACCTGGTGCGGCAGGCACTGGAAGAAATCTTCTCTCCCGAAGGGCTGACTTTCATGGTGCGGGTCAAAAAGACGGCGAAAGAGATGTCCATCGGCAGCGGGCTGACCGGCATCGTCATTCCGGTGCATCCCGGAGCGGCCGCTTTCTGGCGCAGCAAGGGGCTGAAAGCGATCCCGGTCGAGTAAACATCGGGACGAAACCGCCCCCACCAGCGTTGGCCGCCCCCCCTGCCTGAGGTTCAAAACCAGGCCCGGCCGCCGCTTCCGTCCAGAGACGGTACTTGCCATCCGGATCGCTTCGATTGGCGACGGCGCGCTCTCCTCAGGCATCCTCGCCGTAGTCGCAGGAAACCAGGGTCACCGGCGCCTCGAGGTAACTTTTCAGGGTCAGCATGAACTCGGCGGCGTCGACTCCGTCGAGAATCCGGTGGTCGGCGGCCAGGGTCATGCGCGCAATCGGGGCCACCGCCGGTTCGCCGTTTTCATCGACCACCACCTCCCCGCGCACGGTGCCGACGGCGAGCACCGCCGCTTGCGGCGGCGTGATGATGGCGCGAAAGGACTCGACCCCCAGCATCCCCATGTTGGAGATGGTGAAGGTGCCGTCTTCCAGATCCTCGGGAGCCAGCCGGTATTGATGGGCCTTTTCGGCAAGCGCCGCCGCCCGGCGGCTGATCTCCTTCAGGCTCAGCCGGGCGCAGTCCTTGAGCACCGGATTGTAGAGACCACGCTCGGTGGAGACGGCCATGGCGATGTTGACCTGCGGCTGCTCCACCGCCTCGCCGTCAACCCACCAGCTGTTGACCCAGGGATGCTCGTGCAGGCTCCGGGCGACAGCGGTCAGCACGAAATCGTTGATGGTAACGCCGAGATCCTTGCGAAAGCGGATGACATCGGTCATGTCGATGGCGTAGGTGACGTAGAAATGGGGGATGGTGGTCCAGCCCTCGGTCATCTTGCGCGCCATGATGCGACGGATTCGGACCGACTTCTGTTTGCCGCGTCCTTTCTCCGGCGGCTGCTGCGCGGCCTTCGCCGCACCGGCGGCCGCCTCGACATCCCGCGCCACCACCCGGCCGCCGGGTCCACTGCCCCGAACAGCCGTCAGATCGACACCGAGTTCGCCGGCCTTTTTCCGCGCCAGGGGTGAGACCGCCCGGCGGTCGCCGGGCGCGGATTCGGCACCTTTCTCCGCTTCGGCCGTCGACGACGCCTGTGGAGCGGCAACGGCCGTTGCGGCATCTGCCGGCTCCCTGTCGGCAGAAGGCCCGAAAGACTCCTGCTTCACGTCTCTGTCGACCGCGGCCTGTGCCGTCGCAACCGGCCCGTCAAGAACGGCGATGACCGTACCGACCGGAACCGTCTCCCCTTCGACCACGGCAATGCGGCTGATCACGCCATCCTCCCAGGCCTCCATTTCCATGGCGGCCTTGTCGGTCTCCACCTCGGCGATGATCTCCCCCTGCCGGACGGCATCCCCTTCCTTGACCCGCCATTCGAGAATGGTTCCCTCTTCCATGGTGTCGCTCAGCTTGGGCATGATGATTTCCGTGGCCATTGTCGCCTCTCTCCTTACTCCACTCAGAACAGCTCTTCGACCCGCCGGCAGACGGCTTCGGCGTCGGGAATGGCGGCCTTTTCCAGCTCGTGGTTGTAGGGCATGGGGACATCGGCGCCGCCGACCCGCAGCACCGGTGCATCAAGCTCGTCGAAGGCAGCCTCCATGATCCGCACCGCCACTTCGCCGCCCCAGCCGCCAGTCAGCCAGCTCTCCTCCACGGTCACCGCCCGGTGGGTCCGGCGGACGGACGCGATCACCGTGGCCATGTCGAGGGGGTTGAGGCAGCGCAGATCGACCACTTCCGCCGCAATGCCCCGGCCAGCGAGCATCTCTGCTGCCTCGAGGCAGACATAGACCATACGCGAGACGGCGATCAGGGTCACATCGCGCCCGGGCCGCTTGATGTCGGCCTGCCCGAGCTGGACCAGGTGTTCGCCTTCCGGCACCTCTCCCTTGACGCCATAAAGCCCTTCGTGCTCGAGAAAGATGACCGGATCCCGGCAGCGGATGGCGCTTTTCAGCAGCCCCTTGGCGTCGGCCGGCACCGATGGCGCCACCACCCGCAACCCGGGACAGTGCATGAACAAGGGCTCGAGGGAATGGGAATGCTGGGCCCCCAGCTGGTTGCCGCCGCCCCCGGGGGCCCGGATGACCAGCGGCACCTCCACCTGCCCGCCGAACATGTAGCGCACCTTGGCGACATGGTTCATGATCTGATCGAGGGCGACGATGGCAAAGTTGACGGTCATCAGCTCCGGCACCGGGCGCAGACCGACCATGGCCGCGCCGCAGGCCAGGCCTACGATGCCGGCCTCGGCGATGGGGGTATCGACCACCCGCTTTTCGCCGAAACGGGCCAGCAGGCCCCGCGTCACCTTGAACGAACCCTCGTAGAGACCGACGTCCTCGCCGAGGATGAAAACCCGTGGATCTCGCTCCATCTCCTCGGCCAGGGCCTGGTTCAGCGCTTCGCGGCAGGTAATCTCAGCCATGGGGTATCGTCCCTTTCTCCGGCAGAATCACCGCCGGCCAGGGTTCGGCATAGATGTCCTGCCACAGCTCCTCGCGGGGCGGATCGGGGCTCTCCTCGGCAAAGTGGATAGCCTCGGCCAGCAGCGCCTTCTCCTCGGCGTCGACAGCCGCCAACTCCTCCTGCGTGGCCAGCCCTTGCGTGGTCATCAGAGCCGCCAGCCGGGGAATCGGGTCGCGCTCCTTCCACAGCCGGCGCTCCTGCTCGCTGCGATAGGTGCCGGGATCGGAAATCGAATGACCGCGAAAGCGGTAGGTCAGCGCCTCGATGTAAGTCGGCCCGCCCCCTTCCCGCGCCCGGACGACGGCCTCGCTGACGGCCTGCAGCACGGTCAGCACATTCATGCCGTCGACCTTGACGCCCGGAGTCTGATAGGCGCAGCTCTTCTTGTAGAGCTCCTCGACGGCACTGGCCCGCCGGACGCTGG
The nucleotide sequence above comes from Geothermobacter ehrlichii. Encoded proteins:
- a CDS encoding universal stress protein encodes the protein MLPAYRTILVTTDLTPNSEHAFKHAVVLARQTDAKIHLLHVVPEIDATFRTYVSAVMGEGKLAKFEKTHEEEAREEVRQELDHLARTELKNHPEDLDRFAGTIVLHGHPVPQILKTADVIVMGTHGKGALEYTFLGSTAEKVLRKSKRPVFVVPLPA
- a CDS encoding TAXI family TRAP transporter solute-binding subunit gives rise to the protein MKYLRLLALLLGLVLFPGVVPATPARLSFVGGPDGGTFQYFSNGIATRLNRQRPATFQVVHLPSAGSVENIRRVNSGDADFGIAYSGDTWLARQGKLSDDPKPYRNIRAVAFLYGAPAHLVVPADSTIRSVEDLAGHSIAVGATGSGAATAARRYFSVLGLWSKLRVKMIGYNRAAQALAAGQVDAMWAFAGFPNASITQLAAKMPIRLLDTWPAGRKQGLDRVFPFYTPVTIPAGTYAGVDTEIKTFQDAAIWIAGKHLDADLVRQALEEIFSPEGLTFMVRVKKTAKEMSIGSGLTGIVIPVHPGAAAFWRSKGLKAIPVE
- a CDS encoding dihydrolipoamide acetyltransferase family protein; the encoded protein is MATEIIMPKLSDTMEEGTILEWRVKEGDAVRQGEIIAEVETDKAAMEMEAWEDGVISRIAVVEGETVPVGTVIAVLDGPVATAQAAVDRDVKQESFGPSADREPADAATAVAAPQASSTAEAEKGAESAPGDRRAVSPLARKKAGELGVDLTAVRGSGPGGRVVARDVEAAAGAAKAAQQPPEKGRGKQKSVRIRRIMARKMTEGWTTIPHFYVTYAIDMTDVIRFRKDLGVTINDFVLTAVARSLHEHPWVNSWWVDGEAVEQPQVNIAMAVSTERGLYNPVLKDCARLSLKEISRRAAALAEKAHQYRLAPEDLEDGTFTISNMGMLGVESFRAIITPPQAAVLAVGTVRGEVVVDENGEPAVAPIARMTLAADHRILDGVDAAEFMLTLKSYLEAPVTLVSCDYGEDA
- a CDS encoding alpha-ketoacid dehydrogenase subunit beta, whose translation is MAEITCREALNQALAEEMERDPRVFILGEDVGLYEGSFKVTRGLLARFGEKRVVDTPIAEAGIVGLACGAAMVGLRPVPELMTVNFAIVALDQIMNHVAKVRYMFGGQVEVPLVIRAPGGGGNQLGAQHSHSLEPLFMHCPGLRVVAPSVPADAKGLLKSAIRCRDPVIFLEHEGLYGVKGEVPEGEHLVQLGQADIKRPGRDVTLIAVSRMVYVCLEAAEMLAGRGIAAEVVDLRCLNPLDMATVIASVRRTHRAVTVEESWLTGGWGGEVAVRIMEAAFDELDAPVLRVGGADVPMPYNHELEKAAIPDAEAVCRRVEELF
- a CDS encoding TRAP transporter large permease, producing the protein LACMIFAAVSGSSPATVAAIGSIVIAGMVKAGYPEELAAGVITNAGTLGILIPPSIVMLVYAAATEESAARLFMAGFLPGLLMGTMLMIVIYVVARIKKLPPQPWQGFGNLAKSFASAFWGLMLIFIVLGSIYGGICSPTEAAAISAVYAYFVAIFVYRDMGPLKGVPWRQNPDDSIGRIIFHNVSQLLLALPRSIVHPDTRKVFRDASKVSIMLLFIIGNAMLFAHVLTSERIPHHIAEIIVGWGLPSWGFLIVVNLLLLAAGNFMEPSAILLIMAPILFPIAVKLGIDPIHLGVIMVVNMEIGMITPPVGLNLFVTAGITGHNITWVLRAALPWLLILLTFLALITYIPQISLFLPEYIDHLKGY